Proteins encoded by one window of Desulfotignum phosphitoxidans DSM 13687:
- the fdhD gene encoding formate dehydrogenase accessory sulfurtransferase FdhD translates to MHDDTPIGEMIPFTITRYRNNELSEEASRVAAEIPLTFHVNGRELATLMCTPSHLKAFACGFLVTSGFIKSADDITSFSLDETKWRADIKVRDLVDPELLGQRVYTSGCGKGVMYTSMMELSSRHPIQSDVQIQGSDIIAVIHWLQHCSDLHRITGGVHSASASIKGQIPDFFIDDIGRHNAVDKVLGTLLLEKTDCSRVMLACTGRISSEIVHKARRLDIPVLASRGAPTHQSILLAKEMGITLVGFVRPTNFAVFTHAQRILENGDKK, encoded by the coding sequence ATGCATGATGACACCCCCATAGGGGAAATGATCCCCTTTACCATCACCCGCTACCGGAACAATGAACTGTCTGAGGAAGCTTCCCGTGTAGCGGCGGAAATCCCTTTGACCTTTCATGTCAACGGCCGGGAACTGGCCACGCTCATGTGCACCCCCTCCCATCTCAAAGCATTTGCCTGCGGATTTCTGGTCACCTCCGGATTCATCAAGTCTGCTGACGACATCACCTCTTTTTCTCTGGATGAAACCAAATGGCGGGCAGACATTAAAGTCAGGGACCTGGTGGATCCGGAGCTGCTGGGGCAACGGGTGTATACCTCAGGCTGCGGCAAAGGGGTGATGTACACCTCCATGATGGAGCTGTCCTCCCGCCATCCCATTCAAAGTGATGTCCAGATTCAGGGATCAGACATTATCGCCGTGATTCACTGGCTTCAGCACTGCTCGGACCTGCACCGGATCACGGGCGGGGTTCATTCCGCGTCCGCCAGTATCAAAGGGCAGATCCCGGATTTTTTTATCGACGATATCGGCCGGCACAATGCCGTGGACAAGGTGCTGGGCACGTTGCTGCTTGAAAAGACCGACTGTTCAAGGGTCATGCTGGCCTGCACCGGCCGGATCTCTTCTGAAATTGTTCACAAGGCCCGGCGCCTGGACATTCCGGTCCTGGCATCCAGAGGCGCTCCCACCCACCAGAGCATCCTGCTGGCAAAAGAAATGGGCATCACCCTGGTGGGATTTGTCAGACCTACCAATTTTGCCGTGTTTACCCATGCCCAAAGAATCCTAGAAAATGGAGACAAAAAATGA
- a CDS encoding ferritin family protein, with protein MTPSQDIFTTALVYEKKIRDLYRSAVETIDDPRGKELFQALADDEQNHVAFLEHGLTLLRDDKDQELEKPGTSIPFPDRDFEKIKQMADQIPKDILGDLKRVLNAALSLEVETSRFYRDAIQKVDHGPVRDILEKFYDIEQRHVEVVQIELDFASNNGYWFNFMETDMED; from the coding sequence ATGACACCATCCCAAGACATTTTCACCACGGCCCTGGTCTATGAAAAAAAGATCCGGGATCTTTACCGGTCCGCCGTGGAAACCATTGACGATCCCCGGGGCAAAGAACTGTTCCAGGCCCTGGCCGATGATGAACAAAACCATGTGGCGTTTCTGGAGCACGGCCTGACCCTTTTAAGGGATGACAAAGACCAGGAACTGGAAAAACCCGGCACTTCGATTCCCTTTCCGGACCGGGATTTTGAAAAAATCAAGCAGATGGCCGACCAGATTCCTAAAGACATCCTGGGGGATCTGAAACGGGTGCTGAACGCGGCCTTGTCCCTGGAAGTGGAAACCAGCCGGTTTTACCGGGATGCCATTCAGAAAGTGGATCACGGGCCGGTCCGGGATATTCTGGAAAAATTCTATGACATTGAGCAGCGCCATGTGGAAGTGGTCCAGATCGAACTGGATTTCGCCTCCAACAACGGGTACTGGTTCAATTTCATGGAAACCGACATGGAAGACTGA